The nucleotide window TCATCTGCTTTTCTACTAATTCCATACCTTTCACCTCTCATTTTGTTTGCAGTAGAATGATCAAGAAAAAATGACAAAGAACGTTCAGAACCCGTTTTGTCAGTATTCTTCTCTACGAGAATTCTACCTGCTGATATAATGCGCTTCGCCGCATATTAAGATATGTGAGCACGTCTACAATAGGGGCGCGCAGCTGCTGAAACAGTCGGCGAGAACTCTAGTCTGCGCCCGTATGACAGCTTGTTTTGTCTCATCTAGCCTGTCCTTGTTTCAGAAAAAGTCGGACTCAGTCGGGGGTACAGACATCATCCAAATGTCCCCAGTCAAATTACCTCGATTTCTTCATTGCCCAGTTAAGTCTTAGTCTTTTGAAGATTTCAGCTTTGCCCCATACTGCGAAGTTCCAATACACGCACGGTGTGCATGCCTGCGCTTCCATCATAAACCTTTTATCCACCAAGTTCGCAACGCAATGAACGGTAGTGAGTAAACTACATGGCTAAATGCATTAAGTGTGGAGCAGAAGTTGGCTCACCGAAGAAAAGATGGAAAATGACTGGACGACCCGACAAGACAGGCAAGAGAATGCAGCTGGAAATCGGTCTCTTCGAGTGTCCAAAATGTCACAGTAAGTTCAGAGTCGCTTTAAGCAAACGAAAAATATGAGTCCGACGCGCCCTGATAACAAAGGAATTCTAGCAGCACTCATCTCCTTTTTTCATTCCGCTTTACCCAAGCGCATGGGCGCCTGGAAATCTAGGCAGCTACCATTTTTTGATTGACTCTTTTGGTTTGCCTTGATTCCTATTTGTATCAACCCGCATTAGTAATTTAGCGTAGCGCGCATTACCTTCTTTTCTGTTTCTTTCCGCCACGAGTTCTTCTTGTTTGATGGCCCCTCTGTTTTTTCCATTCCGTTTTTCTACGGGCATCTTCTCTTGTACTCATTTTCTATCATTTCACCTCTCAATTGTCAATAGTGGCCTTTCCAAAAAAACCTATTGTCCAAATAGTCGCGCACCGATCATATCTTTAGCACTTAAGCATTTAAGCGATTAAATGCTTACACCAATACGCCAATACACTTATAAGTCGGTAAGCATATAACATGTTATGTGGATAAGCAAATTTAAGGTGGATGGAAAATGACAACAAAGACAAAAGTGACGCGTGGCGTCAGAGAATTTGCTTATTGGAAAAACGTCTAACACGTGCGAATCGTGTATGACAATAGTTGATGATTGAAATGGGACGAATCAGCGTAGAGCTGTCAGATGAACTGGAAAAGAAGCTCAGGTTCAAGACGATTGAGAGATTTGGCGGGAAAAAGGGCGACCTATCCAGAGCTGTCGAAGAAGCCGTGAAAACATGGGTTGCCGAAGAAAAATAGATGCGTGAACAAGAGCGCGCGCCGCCTCTCTTTTTTCGGTATAGCGCGCGGGGTGGCTCAAGGTCGCTTTGCAGTCGGCGATTAGCCGCGATTCACCGAAGCGCCCGGAGAGCCCGACCGTTTGGGCATCATGGCCACTTGTTTTTTGTAAGCAAGGTATGGAATGACTATGCCTTTCCTAGAATCACCCCTCTTAGAAAGTTTATTGTTCGATCATTGTCTGGGTGTTTTTAATGGAAAGGCCAACGAGCGCGATAGCATTGCAAGCGGAGAAAGAGCTTTCGAGCATTATCTTCTAAGCCTTTTTTTCACCGGAGAAACCCGCCTGTTTCTCTAATTTGCTCTCAATTCCTGTTAGTTTCTTTTCGAGCGAAACAACGGATTTCGTTAGAACAGCGAGAATGCAAGCGGTATAGAAATCATGTGCTTCCTACCCCAATGCTTTGGATTCCTTAAAATACTCTTCGGTTGAAATCTTCCCCGTTGAATGTTCAAGAAGCAACTTCAACTGCTTCTTTTCCTTTTCTGAAGCTGTCTCCACGAAGGCTTTAATCGATTTTTCTATTTCCGACAAGTACTTTTCACACTCAATTTCCTATTGCTTTCACTGCCGAATAAAACTTGCCACGAAATCATAACGCGAGCTCCTCCTGCTGTGAGGGGTTTTCTATTATGCAGGTTTACGATCGCTTATCCGATTGTCTCTGGCTTCTTACGGGCGAGGAGCGTGCGCTATTCAGTTAGTCTTGAAATGGACTTTGACGAATCTGCCTCCAGCTCTCTTTGCCCTTTTCAGGGTGAAACTGTGTTTTCCCGCCTTGAAGTATTCTCTGAAGTCTGTGCCGCAGTTGCTGCATAAGTAAGCTTGGACCGTAAATTGGCTGTATTTCCATGTTTTCTTGGGTCTAGTGAGCTCTTCCTTGCAGTTAGGACATTTGGCCATTCAAATTCCCTCTTTTCAGTTATACTAAGTACTTATTAAAAAGCTCTGCAGGGATTTTGGTTTCAATTGTCTTTATGCGTGCGGGTCATCGGCAATCTTCACGGCGTCATCCAAATACTGCTTATTCTCAAAATTAGGCGGCTGGAAAGAGGAAACCGGAATCCTATGTTCCAGATACCTGCGGTCTGGAAGTTTGAGGACGCCTATCACCACGCCTAAGATAAAGTCCCCCCACCCAGCATCATCTACCAAAATCTCCTTTCTAACCGAAAACCGATCCAAATCCATAACCTACATTATCAATAACGTCAACAAATTGACTCTTTTCAAGCCGTTTATGTTTACCTGCCGACCATATTTGCCGCTTTCTATCTCGCCCACATAT belongs to Candidatus Bathyarchaeia archaeon and includes:
- a CDS encoding chorismate-binding protein codes for the protein MAKCIKCGAEVGSPKKRWKMTGRPDKTGKRMQLEIGLFECPKCHSKFRVALSKRKI
- a CDS encoding ribbon-helix-helix domain-containing protein produces the protein MIEMGRISVELSDELEKKLRFKTIERFGGKKGDLSRAVEEAVKTWVAEEK